A portion of the Candidatus Auribacterota bacterium genome contains these proteins:
- the rpmG gene encoding 50S ribosomal protein L33, translating to MVREIITLACQECKRRNYMSTKDKKKHPDRIELKKYCRFERKHTLHKETK from the coding sequence ATGGTCAGAGAAATAATCACGTTGGCATGTCAGGAGTGCAAGAGGCGGAATTATATGAGCACAAAGGATAAAAAGAAGCACCCCGACCGCATCGAGCTTAAAAAATATTGCAGGTTTGAGCGAAAGCACACACTGCACAAGGAGACCAAATAA
- a CDS encoding preprotein translocase subunit SecE, with protein sequence MFEKVKTFLVEVGIEMNKVSWPIKRGTNISPSERYRELSDSTIMVIASSIALAAYIGVMDIILSSLMGLLIG encoded by the coding sequence ATGTTTGAAAAAGTCAAGACATTCCTGGTGGAAGTTGGAATAGAAATGAACAAGGTTTCCTGGCCTATTAAGAGAGGGACCAATATCAGTCCTTCCGAGCGATACAGGGAGTTGTCTGATTCTACGATCATGGTGATTGCGTCATCGATCGCGCTCGCCGCATACATCGGGGTGATGGATATCATCCTCTCCAGCCTCATGGGGCTCTTGATCGGTTGA
- the nusG gene encoding transcription termination/antitermination protein NusG, translated as MVKEPVVENKEVQEQERKWYVVHTLSGQEYKVKEMLESRIKSHEMDQLIFQVLIPSEKVAEVKGGKKTISARKFFPGYLLVEMVRTDETYYLVRQTPGVIGFIGSGSPIPLQEHEIRDVLAQIEVKKEKVKPKVLFELGETVKITDGPFINFNGVIDEVNPDRGKLKVLVAIFGRLTPVDLEYWQVEKG; from the coding sequence ATGGTGAAGGAACCAGTAGTGGAAAATAAGGAAGTGCAGGAGCAGGAACGGAAGTGGTACGTGGTCCATACGCTTTCCGGGCAGGAGTACAAGGTCAAGGAAATGCTGGAGAGCAGGATCAAAAGCCACGAGATGGATCAACTCATTTTCCAGGTGCTCATACCTTCGGAGAAGGTGGCGGAGGTGAAGGGGGGCAAGAAAACGATCAGCGCCCGGAAGTTCTTCCCGGGATACCTGCTGGTCGAGATGGTGCGGACGGATGAGACGTACTACCTTGTGCGGCAGACGCCGGGGGTAATCGGTTTCATCGGATCGGGGAGCCCGATCCCGCTCCAGGAGCATGAGATCAGGGATGTCCTGGCGCAGATCGAGGTCAAGAAAGAAAAGGTTAAACCCAAGGTCCTCTTTGAGCTGGGCGAAACGGTGAAGATCACCGACGGGCCTTTTATTAATTTCAACGGCGTCATAGACGAGGTGAATCCCGACAGGGGCAAGCTGAAAGTCCTCGTAGCCATTTTTGGGAGGTTAACCCCCGTCGATCTCGAATACTGGCAAGTGGAGAAAGGGTAA
- the rplK gene encoding 50S ribosomal protein L11 yields MAKEVTAVIKLQIPAGQANPAPPVGPALGQHGVNIMEFCKAFNVATKDKGGLVVPAVITVYKDRSFTFILKSPPAAVLLKKAANLAVGSGTAGKDRVGQVTRSQVRDIVRQKKDDLSAGSEEAAMRIIEGTARSMGIEVVEG; encoded by the coding sequence ATGGCGAAAGAGGTGACCGCGGTCATTAAATTGCAGATTCCGGCGGGGCAGGCAAACCCCGCTCCGCCTGTTGGCCCGGCATTGGGGCAGCACGGTGTCAACATCATGGAGTTCTGCAAGGCGTTTAATGTCGCCACGAAAGACAAGGGCGGACTCGTGGTGCCGGCGGTGATTACCGTGTACAAGGACCGGTCGTTCACCTTCATCCTCAAGTCTCCGCCCGCGGCCGTTCTTTTGAAGAAGGCCGCCAACCTGGCGGTGGGCTCGGGGACGGCAGGCAAGGACAGGGTAGGGCAGGTTACCAGGAGTCAGGTGCGGGATATCGTGCGGCAAAAGAAGGATGACCTCTCCGCCGGGAGCGAGGAAGCCGCGATGAGGATCATCGAGGGGACGGCGAGGAGCATGGGCATAGAGGTTGTCGAGGGCTGA